The DNA window TTCCATCGGGGTTCTCGGCCGCAAGGTTGGAGTTTAACAACGAgagcaaaaaaaaacgcaggCGGCAGCACGGACAGTAAAAGTCGACCTCTCAGAATTATTTTTCTCCGGGGCACACCGTGTTCTGTTCCCGGTGTCCTTTACAGTCTGCGAGTCACACACTTGCCTCTTCACGTTCGCAACCTGGTGCATGTGTTACATTTCCCTCTCTGAGGATTTTCGCGTGTTCAgtgtcgtctctcctttcacTTTCCAAAAGCAGTAGACTGTCTTCCTAACAATCATAGTCTACGAAGACCACCCGCACCGTTTTCTTGTGGCTGAAGCGTTCCTGTTCTCGTGACAAGAATTGGCTAGACGAAACAGCTTCAGGCGGACGATTTCGTGCCTACTACTGAGAGGGAAGTGTGCCAGGAAAAGTACATCAGACTCGAGAAGTTCCGACGAGCAGATCGGCGTGTGTTCCGCAGGCTTTTAACGCTGATCTATATTTACGCGTTCTGTCCTTCCCCAAATCGCCCTTTCCTCAAGAAAACGTACGGACTTGTTGACCCGGGTCTTGTTCGCGTCAGACTGTATTTCTGGCTCGGTTGGACTTTATTCGGCCGCGTATGTTTCTCTAAGACGGGCATTCCTGTCTCCCGTTCTGTATGTGTGTCTCCTCAAGCGACTTCTCTAGCCAGGGCTATACACACGCCGACACTCTGCTGACCCACGTCGGGTCCTCGTTGCATGCACGGAATCTCAGCGTCTCGTGTGCATGTGCGGCTGTCattgcgtcttcctctgcggaTATCTTCGTTCCagctttcccctcttttttcaTCTGGCGTTAGCctcccgctttctctttttccctcccgTGCCTGTACTTTTGATCCTTCAGACTTCGCAACCCCGTCTGCTCCAATCCTGGCAAAAAGGCCTTCGGCCGGTGCACGGTTGTCGCCGTTTTCAGAGCGGGTCTTCCCGCTCAAGGTTTTTTCGCTGTTGCCTTCCTGTAGCAACCGAGTCGGGTCTGTGTCTTCCACTCCCCACACACTTGCCTTGGCGCGGTACGTCTTTCTGTCCTTGCCCATTGGCCCCTTCTCCGAGATTTCCTGGAcctcgtttctgtctttttcgtccttctgTCGGTCTCTCACCAGCAGGCGGTGCCagcatgcgcgcgcgcgcggagagagagcgcagatctggaagagacggaagagaaccCGCTGAACCGCGCGCTTTTGCGAtagtgagagagaggagcggtTAAGGAGAATACGGCAGCAGAAACCATGGAAAATCACGGCGTGCGTCCGAGCGGCCGCTCTTCCTTGCGAGGCGTCACACCCTCTGTTCACGACCGAACTCCCTCCCGTGCCTCGCTGTTTCTAGCCGAACGACCGTGTGCATGCGATTTCAGCTCTCTGTCTCACAAGCAGAGTGCACCAGAGCGTCCCAGAAGTGGCAACAGACACCCTGGCAGGCGACGGGGCTCTTCCACGACCGGCCGAAACTTCGCCGGGTCCGAACGAACTTCCCGGCTCAAAGTCGGAGATGTCTCTGAACGTCCAGTAAGACTTTCAACCTCCGGCGACATCAAGTGTGCTTCCAGTGCCTTCTCGAgctgtttcgtttcctccgcagcctcttctctctctgccgcttccCATTCTGCCcgctcctccgcttctccttacgctgtctcttcttcctgccccTCCAACGCGTTCCCGTCGCCGGCGGCGTCTCGTCCTGTGCGTTCCCCCCCCTTGTCCTTCCCTGCTCATCTCCcttgttctttctcgccgccctcgtgtgtttctcgtgtctctccctcaccTCGTTCCTCATCGCCAGGGGCGATGGCTTTCCAGTCCCTaaggagacaacgaagaaCGGCTGACACCTTCGCGCGCCACTGCGGGCCTTCCCGCTCTGCGACTGCACGGCCTTCGccaaaaagaagagcggaTCGGTCGCAGCTTTCGAGTCCTTTCCACATTCGAAATTCCCTCTTTTCTGGAGTTCGGGGTTTCGCCTCGTGCTCTTCATCCGCCGGTAGCGATGCAAAAAGTGCATGCACCGTGGCCGTGGTGCGCAGGAAAGGTGTCGTTCGCTTCCCGttcctgtttcgtttcctcgctgtgCTCTTCCTACCTCTCTTTGGCTCTGCACTGGCATCGACGCCACTGGCCGTTCGCcattcgtctcttctttgccgcTCGGCGTTCGTCCAGTCTCCGCTGAAGCTCCACATGCATCCTCATCTCCGTTCCAGCGGGTCAGCATCCTGGCGATCCGTTCCAGTCTCTCCTGCATTTCGTTTCGGCGGCACGAACCCTTCGTCATCTTACGCATCCATGCCGggttctcgtcctcttccttcctgcttttcttcttcctcgttgtTTTCtggcctttccctcttctcttcgtcacctcgctcgcgcgtcgcgtctttcctcggagagcggaaagagcgtgtttctctccgtgccaatctgctctttccttttccttctctcctctgtgcgtcgtctccgccgtgctcacgcctctcctcgttctctccgcaACGTTTCCCTTCGTCGCTGGTCTCCTTCATTTCCACTgcgcttccctcgctctcttctctttcctcaccttctccggaggaaggcgaggcgagggggAAACTCGTCAAGGTAACGCCGAAGGCGCTCGCCCGCATCGAGGtaaggagagagcggagcaCACCGCCCAAAGAGCCGGGGCTGTTTTTGCGTCGTTGCGAACACGTCCCCCAATCTCGAACAACCGTTAGAGAGGAGAGCCAGAAAGgatctccttttttctccgcccgtttttgtgtgcgtgtgtgtctcgccgcgtctGTTGCTCTCGGTCCAGCAGGCGCTCACCGAGCCCCCGCTGGAACGTCTCTGTACCCTTCCGGAGGCTGTGTCGGCAGTTTCTTCCAGTTTGTCGGCGTGAACTCAGCATCGCTTGCTTGCTCTTGGAAGCGCCTGCGAGAGCCCCGTTCTCTGTCTGCCTGCGTCCAAACCCAGGAGCTGAAGCGGAAGCGCAAAGAAGGCGCAGGGACCGACCGGCCTTTTGTCATTCGTTTGGGAGTGCGATCGGGCGGATGCAGCGGTCTCTCCTATGCGTTGGACATCGTCGATGAGGTAAGAGACGTCCGTGGGGTTTGCCTGTGCCTTTCCTGGACCGAAAAACAGCGGGGACGCGATACATTCGCGCCGCGGCCACCAGAAAGAGTGTGCAGCGTTTGTGCGCTGGCCCTCAAACGCGCTGCGTGGCTCTCGCGATGCGCGCGAAAAATCCGATGCGCGCGAAACACCCGAGAAACACAGGAGCCGAGACAGTGTCTCTCGAGAAGAGCGTGCGGGTGGCTGAGGGGGCGGAAAGGCCGCAGGAAGTTCGGAAAACCGACCTCAGCCCGAGAGGTCCGCTTTTGGACGAATCCCGGGAAACAGCTGACGCAGCAGCCATTTGCACACGTGAATCGGAAACGTTTCTGCGGTCCTCCCGCCTTCTTGCCCCTCTGCCAGGCCAGCGCCGCTCCCAGTGACCACCGTGAAGACTTCGAGGAGGCCGGAGGTTTTTCAATCGTCGTCGATCCTCAGTCGCTCCTGTACGTGATCGGCACCAAGCTGGACTACGCCGACGACCTGATTGGAGGCGGCTTCAGGTAGGGCCTGGAGCCTCACCCGAGCTCCACGGTGACGCTTTTTGTTCGACAAAAACCGCATGCAAACTCGTATCGAACTCGGGGTCTCCACATAACAACTAGACCTAACGATCCTGAATCGGTCCACGAAACATGCTGGAAAAACACCGTGGAGGTGCGATCGATTGAGACAGCAGTGATGGTAAGGAGCACACAGGACAGGTTCCACGCCTCAACTGGTAGTGCAGTGCGACAAGGATCGCCCATGCGCTCAGATAGATATTtcgagacacacaaacggAGGTGACCAGAGTGATCTTCGCAAGGTGTACAAATGCTGGCTTTGACAATGTCCGCTGGACACCACTTGCCTTAAAATGCACCCGCCCGAGTTAAAAAAGCAGCCGCGAATCGCACTCTTGAGATTCGGGGGCTCGCGAGCTGACAGTGTTGTAGAATACGCGTGCACGAGGAAGGGtgggaaacgggagagacagaaagtgTCTCGGAAAGAACCGAAACCGATTTGAATCGCGCGATGGCGGCTCCTCGCGGTGCTCACTCCATGACAGAACAGAGGCGCGGTTGTGTCCAGCGGCTTTCACTCTGAAGCCCACGCTGGGACGCTCCATTTGATGCCGACTCTGTCACACAGCCTCGAATTctgcgaaacagaagaggcaagaagagTACACCCGCGTCTCACTGCTACGTCTGCCGTCCCACGCTCTGCTCCTTGAGATTTACGGGTGTCTGAATCGATGCCtgggagaagcaaagagacagcgagcaGACGTGCCGCTGTGTTCTCACCTGACGCAGACGTCAAGGTTTTCTGAGTTCGCGgtctctctggtttttctcttctggagTGCGCAAAAACCGGAAGGCGTTTCTTTCGCGGAATTCCCTCCCTTTGCTTTTCGTCAGGGTCTCCAACCCGAACGCATCCCGGAGTTGCGGCTGCGGCATGTCTTTCGGCGTCCCCAAGGCCTTCGCCCAACAGGGGGGTATCGACAGCAAACCCAAAAGCTGCTCGACAGATCGGAAATGACTCGTTTTTTCGACGGGTTCtactctcggcctcgccctgAAGCTGTAGGGGAGTCCGCGGCCGCCCGTTCTCGTAGTCATCGCATTTGGTCCTCGCTTccggttttcctctgttccgtTGACCGTCCCCTCGCTCGTCTGCGAGATTGCCACTCGGCCCGCCTCTCCCCATTTGTCTCCTCCACGTCCACGTGTCTCTCTACGGATAATCAAACAtacttctctctgcctttctgcgcTTACACACTCATTCAAGATATCTACATGTATGGATGTTTTCCCTaggggaggcggcgaagcgccgaCAGCACTGGAACAAGCTTCCTTGGCGTTCTCAGACGGTATGTGTCAATCGCGGTTTCTGTGCTCGTGCCGAAACGGCAGTTgaacacagagagcgaaaatCGGGGATGTCGCGCTGCTTTCCAGTGTGTGGA is part of the Neospora caninum Liverpool complete genome, chromosome II genome and encodes:
- a CDS encoding putative HesB-like domain containing protein translates to MPGSRPLPSCFSSSSLFSGLSLFSSSPRSRVASFLGERKERVSLRANLLFPFPSLLCASSPPCSRLSSFSPQRFPSSLVSFISTALPSLSSLSSPSPEEGEARGKLVKVTPKALARIEELKRKRKEGAGTDRPFVIRLGVRSGGCSGLSYALDIVDEASAAPSDHREDFEEAGGFSIVVDPQSLLYVIGTKLDYADDLIGGGFRVSNPNASRSCGCGMSFGVPKAFAQQGGIDSKPKSCSTDRK